Below is a genomic region from Armatimonadota bacterium.
GCATCAAGATGAACGTGATGGCGCTGTTGGGGTTCCTGGCGGTCGCCGCTCTGTATCACCTCACCATGACCCGGCGCGAGGGCGCCGTCGCGGGGCTGCGCGCCGCCGCGATCCTGGTCGGAATCGCGGCGCTGGTCGCTTCCCCGTGGTACATCAAGAGCTATCTGTGGACCGGCAACCCCGTCTATCCCTTCTTCTACGAGCTGTTCGGCGGCAGATACTGGACGGCGGAGGCGGCGCGCCTCTACCGCCAGGAGCAGCTTGGCTTCGGCATGGGCCGCGGGCCGTTGGCTTTCTTGCTGGCGCCGTGGAACCTGACCATGCACGGGGGCATGTTCGACAACTTCCCCGCGCGACCGCGAGCCTACAGCTCCATCGGGCCGCTGTTCCTGGCGCTGCCGCCGGCGCTGCTGTTGCTAGGCAGACTGGAGCGACGCGTGAAGTTCCTGTTGGCCTATTCGCTGATCGCGTTCGGCGCGTGGTTCGTGCTCAGCCAGCACCTGCGCTACGCGATCCCGCTGCTGCCGCCGCTGGCCCTGTGCGCCGGGTACGCCGGCAGCGAGATCCTGCGTCGGGCGCGCAAGGAGCTGCGCCCATTCGTCCTCATCGCCATCGTCCTGGTGTGCGTCATGTCACTGGGCATCTTCACCCTCGTCGTCGCCGACGGCATCCCCGCGGCGCTTGGACGCGAGACCGCCGACGCCTATCTCAGCCGCACCCTGGACGGGCTATATGCGATGGCCGCGGTCGTCAACTCGCTGCCGCCGGGGTCAAAGGTCATCATGAACGGGGAGACGCGCGGCTTCTACTTCGACACGCCGTACATGTGGGGCGAGCGCCACCACAACATGATACCCTACGACCGCCTGCGCGACGCCGACCAACTCGCGCGGGCGTACGCGGCCCTCGGGGTGACCCACGTGCTGATGACGACGGACTTCCTGCAGGCGGTGCGCAGGCGCCGCGGCAAGTTCGCCAACCTGCTGGCGGAGGCGTTCGATGAGGGCCGCTTCGGGGAGGTCGCCCGGCGCGGCGACTTCGTCCTCCTGCGCCTGCGGGAGCCGAGCGCCTGACATGCCCCGTCGCCCGCGAGGACGCAAGTCAACGTCGCCCCTCCCCCACCGCGGCGCCCGCCCGCCCGACGTGCGCGGGGTGCTCGTCTTCAGCAGCTACGAGTACCACCAGCCGCCGCCTCCCCGGCGACGGAGGGCGCTGCTTTTCATGCGACGAGCTTTGTTAGTTGCGGGGCAGTCTCGGGGGATCCTGGCGCTTTCGGCGGCGGGGCTGCCGCTGTGGATACTACCGCAGATGCCGCGGGGTTAGCCGCTTCCGCGGCGAGGTAAGTACGGAATATGAGCGCGCTCGTGCTCCGATGTCTGGCGACCCGGCGGGTCATGGTGCCGGCGGCCCTCGCCGCCGGCGTGCTGCTGGCTGCGGCCGCGCCGCAAGGCTGCCGGCGCGGGCCCGCGCCGCAGATGCGACCCGCGCCGTCGGGCGACGCCGCCCCCCAGCGCAGCGACCAGCAAGCTCCCGCCGGGGCGCGCGCCCGCGTCGAGGTCGGAGAGATCGTGGTGGCCGATCCGGCGGGCAAGCGCCTATGGCGGGCCTCCGCCGCGTCGCTCGAATGGGACAACGACAAGCAGCAAGCCGTGCTGCGCGACGCCCAGTGTCACTTCACCGATGACGGCAAGCTTGCGCTCGAG
It encodes:
- a CDS encoding phospholipid carrier-dependent glycosyltransferase, which produces MAALAIVVALWVSACAFGMRLLRPRPGLEFASFLERAVFSSALGLGAAAYLILALGLAQWFYPWAIGAAFLVPAIVSWRELRELLTGLGRGLRGFRSQPVTIGGAAVTAFLVAMFALMVLGALAPASQNDWDGLSYHLAVPKLYLQHHGIHFIGWVSHSNFPFTLEMLYAAGLALHGQAAAKLFHALSGLLLALALLAFGSTHWQRRHGALAAVTLLSAPIVTWEATAAFNDLAAALFTLLSLYAFINWWSERGARWLPVAAVMCGFALGIKMNVMALLGFLAVAALYHLTMTRREGAVAGLRAAAILVGIAALVASPWYIKSYLWTGNPVYPFFYELFGGRYWTAEAARLYRQEQLGFGMGRGPLAFLLAPWNLTMHGGMFDNFPARPRAYSSIGPLFLALPPALLLLGRLERRVKFLLAYSLIAFGAWFVLSQHLRYAIPLLPPLALCAGYAGSEILRRARKELRPFVLIAIVLVCVMSLGIFTLVVADGIPAALGRETADAYLSRTLDGLYAMAAVVNSLPPGSKVIMNGETRGFYFDTPYMWGERHHNMIPYDRLRDADQLARAYAALGVTHVLMTTDFLQAVRRRRGKFANLLAEAFDEGRFGEVARRGDFVLLRLREPSA
- the lptC gene encoding LPS export ABC transporter periplasmic protein LptC, which gives rise to MSALVLRCLATRRVMVPAALAAGVLLAAAAPQGCRRGPAPQMRPAPSGDAAPQRSDQQAPAGARARVEVGEIVVADPAGKRLWRASAASLEWDNDKQQAVLRDAQCHFTDDGKLALEARAPLATAYLAERRVVLEGGVTARAPATETSLRAERLEWKVEDKEVYATGNVKYVRGAFALSGPRLRADLGLRKARLEGGVELQAVEPPRRR